A section of the Vespa velutina chromosome 6, iVesVel2.1, whole genome shotgun sequence genome encodes:
- the LOC124949995 gene encoding sodium/potassium/calcium exchanger 4-like — protein MARRHRHMIAYRILFVIAIPAMYFLCVSITGYNPKDPTSVSGYRKAHFRKLLQTVEVQKEIIGENCTRPAIDEFPSDGLTRAERRSGFIAIHFAIAIYLFLLLAIICDDFFVPAIKKICEKMKVSEDVAGATIMAAASSSPELFINVIGTFITEGDLGVGTIVGSAVFNILAVPACCGLFAKQTLHLEWWPITRDTLAYSFTVLLLIITLRDGRIEWYEGLILIIFYILYISAMFFNGRINGFIKRVTSKRKAYKSISENSPLISSTYMKNGNIENFGTSEKEEALEIVSMTSWPSSKYERIWWVLTWPINLVLLVTIPDCRRPKLRTWYPLTFIMCIIWIASTSYIVGWVITIIGDTFDIPDSIMGLTFLAAGMSVPEAVSSVIVTNQGLGSMGISNSIGSNVFDVLLCLGLPWFVKAAIIPTIPGEHSIKINSQGLVYSSVSLFSTLFILYVSLACNKFKLNRGIGITCLITYAIFLIFASIVELNIFFVVNLPICNH, from the exons ATGGCACGACGACACAGGCATATGATCGCATATAGGATATTATTCGTGATAGCCATACCTGCTATGTACTTCCTTTGCGTTAGTATCACTGGATATAATCCAAAAGATCCTACATCTGTGAGCGGTTATAGGAAGGCTC attttcgcAAACTCTTACAAACGGTGGAAGTGCAAAAGGAAATTATAGGAGAGAATTGCACAAGACCGGCCATTGATGAGTTCCCATCGGATGGATTAACGCGAGCAGAACGACGATCTGGTTTCATAGCGATACATTTCGCCATtgctatttatctctttttacttttggCGATCATCTGTGACGACTTTTTTGTACCtgcgataaagaaaatatgtgaAA AGATGAAAGTGAGCGAGGACGTCGCCGGTGCAACCATAATGGCAGCAGCCAGCTCCAGTCCAGAATTATTCATCAATGTTATTGGAACTTTTATAACGGAAGGAGATTTAGGTGTAGGCACGATCGTTGGTTCCGCTGTGTTCAACATACTTGCTGTGCCAGCTTGCTGTGGATTATTTGCCAAACAG acaCTACATTTAGAATGGTGGCCCATCACACGCGATACCTTGGCATACTCTTTCACTGTACTTTTATTGATCATAACACTTCGAGACGGTCGTATCGAGTGGTACGAAGGCTTGATTctcatcatattttatatactttatatttcgG caaTGTTTTTCAATGGAAGAATCAATGGATTTATAAAACGTGTCACGTCGAAGAGAAAAGCGTACAAGAGTATCTCCGAGAATAGTCCTCTTATTTCTAGCA cgTACATGAAAAACGGCAACATCGAGAATTTCGGTACGAGCGAGAAGGAAGAAGCAC TTGAAATCGTAAGTATGACAAGTTGGCCGAGCTCGAAGTACGAAAGAATATGGTGGGTTTTAACATGGCCGATCAATCTGGTACTGCTCGTTACGATTCCAGATTGCAGGAGACCGAAATTAAGAACATGGTATCCTTTAACATTCATCATGTGCATCATATGGATCGCTAGCACGTCTTACATAGTAGGatgggtaataacgattatcg gTGATACATTCGATATTCCTGACTCGATCATGGGATTGACTTTCCTCGCGGCTGGTATGAGCGTGCCTGAAGCTGTATCTAGCGTTATCGTAACAAATCAAg gTCTTGGATCCATGGGAATAAGTAATTCGATAGGTTCGAATGTATTCGACGTTCTACTTTGTTTAGGATTACCATGGTTTGTGAAAGCCGCCATAATACCAACCATACCAGGGGAACATagcattaaaattaattcgcaGGGTCTCGTTTATAGTtctgtatctcttttttctacattattCATCCTATACGTATCTCTCGCGTgtaaca